The Cicer arietinum cultivar CDC Frontier isolate Library 1 chromosome 1, Cicar.CDCFrontier_v2.0, whole genome shotgun sequence genome contains the following window.
aaaaagtgaacATAGTACTAGTacactattatttatttaatcatttattaattaatatctaTGATTCATATATCAGGCCCAGAAGAAGCACCAGCACCACACCATACCATAGAGTCAAAAAAGGTATGTCTTTTAACATTATGTAAATTTGAAGCTGAATATGAGTTGTGCTTGTATTCAATGTATAGTATCCTAATTAACATATACTTACTATAAGTACTTGTGTTTTGTTGAAGGGTTATTATATGGCAAGAGAAATAAGTAAGggagagaaaatgaaagaagCATATGATAGAGAAATAGAGATAAGCAGCAAGATAGGGTCAAGTCCACCAAGTTGTGAGCACAAGTGTTATGGATGCACACCATGTGAAGCCATTCAAGTGCCAAGCACTAGTAGCAGGAGAAGTCATTTGGGAATTCAGTATGCAAATTATGAGCCTGAGAGCTGGAAATGCAAATGTGGTCCTTCCTTCTATAGTCCAtgattctattttaattaatattcttCATGTTCATTACCCCATTGAATATATATAGTTAGCCCATCTCTTAATTAGgttcatataatatatattaattgtctCCTTGTAAACATCTCAAAATTCAAAggatttaattattaatttagtcattgtgaatttgtgattgCAATCAATGGCAATATATTGCCAGTTGAATTACTTATATGTAAACATTATTATGCTACAAAGCCTCGCAAATGTtacatttattttgatttctagTGTCGGCtatttgtaatttcttttttcttttaagaaaaaaagaagagttTAACTTGTATGCTCTAAAAatgtatgtgtatatatatataatcaggTTTTATCATTTAAATGTGTTGAATATtagtatttctaaaatatttgagatttaACCAAGAACTTGTGTCAAAACTCCAAAGTGCATGTAAACTTGTAGAGCCTCTGCAAACTCTGACTAGTTAACTCATttacttaatattaaaataacttatatatataatgtatatataatatcattaaaaGATGTTTTTTGGCCTGAAATAGTTAACTCTTAAGTTGGATATAACCAATTTCATACATTGGACTAAAACATAACCAATTTCATACATTGAACATAGTCCTAGACATACAATACAAATTCATTCAAATATTAACATCAGAAGGCCACAACACTTGGTATCTAGTCTAGAAGAATGTCTATATTTTTCCCCTTGATTTTAACCCGCCACgacatcttcatcatcttcttcttcttcaaactcCTCCTCTTCTTCCTCCTCGTCATCGTCATTGTTTTGCTCCTCCTCCTCGCCTTCATCAGTAACAATGAAGCCTCCTAGCGtctcatcatcatcttcttcttcctcttcttcttcaacAGTTTCATCAACACTAgctgttttctttcttttagaATTTCTACCAACTTTGACATCTCTACTAGGTTCTCTGTTGGCTCTAGACCGTGTGGAGTACCCAAGTTTCTTACCTTTCCCCGTCTTAGCTACAAGGTCCTTATCATCTTCACTATCACCAGTCCAGTTGTCATCCTCGTTGTCTTTAAATACTTTTCGCTTTCCCTTATTTTTCCTCGTCtcatcaaaatcatcatcatcctcGCTTTCTTTGCTAGGCTCCTCAAGGAACCACTCCCAATTCTCCACATTCCGGATCATTCCCTTTGGATACTGGTCAAACTCGTGTCTCATCACAAGAAAACCAAACTCTGCATTTTCAAAACTACAGTATCTTCAAAAGTATTCAAGAAGTTATCACTGTGAATTATAAAAACGAACTTGTGCGTAAATGGTCACAAAAAACAACCATCAAATGAACAACTGTTAAACACAATTGAATTATACTGTCCTTGGAAGGTTACACAGGCACTTACAAGTTGTAACTGAATATATTTatcacaaattatattttaaaaatgcacATTAAAAAATCTTGCTCTGTTAGAGTACAACATCCTTGACATGAATTCAACAAAGTAGctcaaccctaaaccctaaacagtCATTAACTTGAAAATCTATTTCTCTCTCAAGGAAAAACTGGCTTTTAAATGAGGTACAAAAGAAACCTAACCAGTAACCATTTCATTTCCATTTCAACCATCAGAAAATTTCACAGCACACTTTACCAGCACTCAAGTGCCCGAcataaaacacaaatcattatGCAAAATAATACCATTAGACGTAATAATTCAAGTTAATACTCAACTGTAAGTGCAAGCAACCAAATTTACAACAGAAATGAAGTACCAGCAAAATTGAAAGACAGCCAAAACTTGATCCCACGCATATAATTGGAACTTGTAATCGAGGATGGGGGAAGGCAGGTAGCTAAAGGAAACACCTTAAATTGAATATGAATTTGAATGCTGCAGTCCTTAAAAGGCTACCATAAACTATATAACACTGACACTTCAGAGTGAAGATGTGTCTACTGTCCGACACCAACTTATGAGGTTACATTCAATCACTTAAAATTATTCTGGGTGCATAGATGTTTGAAGTCTGGTGTCCGTGTGTGTGTTTCATAGATCATAACTAAATGGACAAAAAAAGCTATAAATCATAAAGTATGGTACTCACGAGTCATTATAGAATTTGAAGTATACCATCCTTAAGTAAAAGGCTACACAGACCCCTAAAAATTACAACTCAAATTATAAACTACACAAAGTTGCAAACTCTAAAAATATGATGTTAAATAACGTACATTTCAAATCTTGCTATGGAAATATGTCGTTGAAATGTAATCATCAACTAAgacattatatttatttttcaaataaaaaatttgcttTTCCAACAAAAGATGGTTTCGATGGAGAAGACAATAATACCTTTAACGGGATCAAATTGTGAAACATCAAGTTGGTCGAAGTTAATCTGACTCTGGGAAGTTTCAGGTTCAGAAACTTGAACCTTGTTGAGATTGAACCAAAAGGGTTTATTCCCAGACAAGCAAAAACGGTCACCGAGTTCCAAGTGACCTTTATCGAACTTGTTGAACAGTTTAATCGTTCCTTCATTGCTATTCCAAACCCAAATGGGGTTTGTTCCTATGACTTGAAACGAAACCCTAGTAGGAGATTCTGATACCGAATCGTTGAGTTGGAACGAAACGTGACGGCGAGAAACAGTGCGGTCGTCTGTGTTGAAACCAGAACCTCGTCCGAACAATGTTTTGACGCCACATTGCAGAGCGAATTTGGAACCATCTTCGCCTTCGAGCTCCATCGATTCTCCACAACCATCTTTTGATTTCGGTTGCCGGTAAAAATTAATAACCTAGCTAGCGCCGTTTATCTTTCTGAAtgttctttcttttcttccaaccCGCATCGATATTTTCATTttcctattattatttttccggtaaaaaagaaaaattaattattttcaagatTAGCTaggagtattttaaattttggaccttttaatgattattttttttttcttttcaaaatagaGCTctggattaaaaaaataagtttatcgAGTTATTTGACAATTACATTTAAATAAACGTATTCGTTTCTatgttaaatttcaaattaatatttctttGGTTAAGTTTTTGGTCACTCATCCTATAGTGACCGACGTATTCTAACAATTGACTTTATCTGATTAAATAATTCTAAATGAAACTTAAGTGAAGAATTAAAGTGTCTCccatatataattataaaagactaatttgaatattattttttgccAGTAATTAATTTAGGTATCAATTTTTGTGTGGACTAAATTGAAACATGAGATCACTGTTATCTTCTTAACTTACATATTTGAGTTTGAGATATTAAgtcaatattattttgaaaaccaTTGACATAAATAAAGGAGAATTTCAAAGCAacgttataattaaaatatatatttattttgttttaaattataataagatGACATTTGGTGATGTAGATAAGATGACATATTTTAAGAGAGCAACATGATTTTCTTGTGTTATTAAGAAAAGCATAAGAAATGTTGTGTTGTAGCGAGTGATGTCTATCTAAGAAACAAGAGAGCAATCCTATTGTGGAACACAAAGAAGAGAAGGAAGGTTTTGGAAACAGAATAGAACAAACATGAGCAGCTTAGTAAACTGCAGTAACtttgttcttcttcaccgtTGTCTCCCTACTTCAACTACCTCCATGGGCATGGCAATGCGCTCTACCTTCAACTCTCCCCGCTTCTCTCTTCACATTTCCAATCTTTCTCTTTCCCCTCAATCACAAGAACAAGGtatatactattattattattattattattccctTCAATTCATCTCAACTTTTAAATAAACACATACGCTCTTTCTTTGCTTTCAGTCATTCAGACACCTCCACGTGTTGGCTTTTTGGGTCTCGGAATCATGGGCTCTAAATAAACACATACACTCTTTCTTTGCTTTCAGTCATTCAGACACCTCCACGTGTTGGCTTTTTGGGTCTCGGAATCATGGGCTCCCCTATGGCACAAAATCTCATCAAAGCTGGGTATCTATctttatattgttaatttacCTACTAACAGTTTCTctaatgcattttttatttttcatagtagtattagtagtagtagtagtagtagtagatTCTAATTCAAATTTCATTCTGCGTGTCAACTCACTAGTAAGAGTTTGATTTTGTAAATTTCAAGAGACATAGTTCAAATTCTGTTGGTGATCTtgtaaaagaataataatttccccttttcaattttttttgaatcaaattaattcaaattttattctttaGTCTACTTATGATTAATATGTCTTGGTCGCCTGAAAGTGAAACCATGTGCAATATTGTTGCACAGGATGTTTACTAGTTCTTCATATCCTAATTTGTTCTCAAAATTTTCTTGTTGTAGAGTTGATCTAACGGTATGGAATAGGACCAAGAGCAAGTGTGAACCTCTGATCAGCTTGGGAGCCAAGTAACTTCTTTATAATTCACCTTTCCGTTACTTACATTTTAAAACACACATAACATAACAGAATATATTAAgctataaatttcaaattttgtttgaaagCCTATGCATTTGTTTCTTCAGATATAAATCATCTCCTGAGGAAGTAGCGGCGTCTTGCGATGTCACATTTGCCATGCTTGCTGATCCTCAAAGTGCGGTGTGTGTGTATTTCtgtatagtttttatttatttcaaagcTCATATACAAGTTATGAGCTAGTTATATTTGTTCTATTCCATGTCAGGTGGATGTTGCTTGTGGGAAGCATGGAGTTGCAAATGGAATGGGTCCAGGAAAAGGGTGCTATATttaaattcaaagttttaaagta
Protein-coding sequences here:
- the LOC101514390 gene encoding uncharacterized protein gives rise to the protein MKGIRVFCFMLALQLVSLVSLAKRPFPPTHYAMSHPGPEEAPAPHHTIESKKGYYMAREISKGEKMKEAYDREIEISSKIGSSPPSCEHKCYGCTPCEAIQVPSTSSRRSHLGIQYANYEPESWKCKCGPSFYSP
- the LOC101513416 gene encoding uncharacterized protein yields the protein MELEGEDGSKFALQCGVKTLFGRGSGFNTDDRTVSRRHVSFQLNDSVSESPTRVSFQVIGTNPIWVWNSNEGTIKLFNKFDKGHLELGDRFCLSGNKPFWFNLNKVQVSEPETSQSQINFDQLDVSQFDPVKEFGFLVMRHEFDQYPKGMIRNVENWEWFLEEPSKESEDDDDFDETRKNKGKRKVFKDNEDDNWTGDSEDDKDLVAKTGKGKKLGYSTRSRANREPSRDVKVGRNSKRKKTASVDETVEEEEEEEDDDETLGGFIVTDEGEEEEQNNDDDEEEEEEEFEEEEDDEDVVAG